A genome region from Aptenodytes patagonicus chromosome 26, bAptPat1.pri.cur, whole genome shotgun sequence includes the following:
- the BGLAP gene encoding osteocalcin isoform X1, which translates to MRSLVLLTLLALLTLGLCRRAADRSISADDSPSSEAFVSKRASAEVVRRHKRNYIYDSSVYGAAWDPLEAKREVCELNPNCDELADHIGFQEAYRRFYGPV; encoded by the exons ATGAGGTCCCTCGTCCTGCTGACCCTCCTGGCCCTTCTCACCCTTGGCCTCTGCCGCAGAG CTGCTGACCGCTCCATCAGCGCAGACGACTCGCCCAGCTCCGAAG CCTTCGTCTCCAAACGCGCCAGCGCCGAGGTGGTGCGGAGACACAAGAGGAATTACATCTATGACAG CAGTGTCTACGGTGCCGCGTGGGACCCACTGGAGGCCAAACGCGAGGTGTGCGAGCTCAACCCCAACTGCGATGAGCTGGCCGACCACATCGGCTTCCAGGAGGCATACCGGCGCTTCTACGGCCCCGTCTAG
- the PAQR6 gene encoding membrane progestin receptor delta: protein MLTIKLPQIFRVHQVPRIFWEDGIMSGYRHPKSSALDCILSSFQMTNETVNIWTHFLPTWYFVWRFLVLSSSLDFCQEPYHWPLLIYLLLVCLYPFASSCAHTFSSMSARARHICYFCDYGALSLYSLGCAFAYGAYAMPDHWVSGGLHHYFVPAAALNSFVCTGLSCYSRFPELERPRLSKVLRTAAFVYPFLYDNIPLFYRLLFCFWSNCAWNEAVAGYCYHLLFALLTGFLFTSHLPERLAPGRFDYIGHSHQLFHICAVLGTHFQLEAILCDACSRRAWLRGRLPAPGLSGTFGTAGLALLGNAAIIGAFTAALPWVPGSSVSPPSVPTEAGRCRDP from the exons ATGCTGACGATAAAGCTGCCGCAGATCTTCAGGGTCCATCAGGTGCCTCGG ATCTTCTGGGAGGATGGGATCATGTCAGGGTACCGGCACCCCAAGAGCTCAGCCCTTGACtgcatcctcagctccttccagATGACTAACGAGACAGTCAACATCTGGACGCACTTCCTACCGacctg GTATTTCGTGTGGCGCTTCCTGGTGCTCTCATCCTCCCTGGATTTCTGCCAGGAGCCCTACCACTGGCCCCTGCTCATCTACCTGCTGCTCGTCTGCCTCTACCCCTTCGCCTCCAGCTGCGCCCACACCTTCAGCTCCATGTCGGCACGCGCCCGCCATATCTGCTATTTCTGTGACTATGGAGCCCTCAGCCTCTACAGCCTGG GCTGTGCATTTGCATACGGTGCCTACGCAATGCCAGACCACTGGGTCAGCGGTGGTTTGCACCACTACTTTGTCCCTGCGGCTGCTTTGAACTCCTTTGTCTGCACCGGTCTCTCCTGCTACTCCCG CTTCCCTGAGCTGGAGCGTCCCCGGCTGAGCAAGGTGCTGCGGACGGCAGCTTTCGTGTACCCCTTCCTCTACGACAACATCCCACTCTTCTACCGG CTCCTCTTCTGCTTCTGGAGCAACTGTGCCTGGAATGAGGCTGTGGCTGGGTACTGCTACCACCTCCTCTTTGCACTGCTCACCGGCTTCCTCTTCACATCCCACCTGCCTGAGCGCCTGGCGCCCGGCCGCTTTGACTACATCg GACACAGCCACCAGCTCTTCCacatctgtgctgtgctgggcaCCCACTTCCAGCTGGAGGCCATCCTCTGTGACGCGTGCTCGCGCCGGGCCTGGCTGCGgggccgcctgcccgcccccggGCTCTCCGGCACCTTTGGCACTGCCGGACTGGCCCTTTTGGGCAATGCTGCCATCATCGGCGCCTTCACCGCTGCCTTGCCTTGGGTGCCTGGCAGCTCTGTCAGCCCCCCAAGCGTCCCCACCGAGGCTGGGCGCTGTAGGGACCCGTGA
- the BGLAP gene encoding osteocalcin isoform X2, which produces MRSLVLLTLLALLTLGLCRRAADRSISADDSPSSEAFVSKRASAEVVRRHKRNYIYDSVYGAAWDPLEAKREVCELNPNCDELADHIGFQEAYRRFYGPV; this is translated from the exons ATGAGGTCCCTCGTCCTGCTGACCCTCCTGGCCCTTCTCACCCTTGGCCTCTGCCGCAGAG CTGCTGACCGCTCCATCAGCGCAGACGACTCGCCCAGCTCCGAAG CCTTCGTCTCCAAACGCGCCAGCGCCGAGGTGGTGCGGAGACACAAGAGGAATTACATCTATGACAG TGTCTACGGTGCCGCGTGGGACCCACTGGAGGCCAAACGCGAGGTGTGCGAGCTCAACCCCAACTGCGATGAGCTGGCCGACCACATCGGCTTCCAGGAGGCATACCGGCGCTTCTACGGCCCCGTCTAG